The following proteins come from a genomic window of Micromonas commoda chromosome 2, complete sequence:
- a CDS encoding predicted protein has protein sequence MASAASSSTETAAPKTADLKDAAGKDISGSGIRRRFLEFYEQRGHARLPSSSLVPEDPTVLLTIAGMLQFKPVFMGQAERAVPCATTTQKCVRTNDIENVGVTARHHTFFEMLGNFSFGDYFKKEAIQYAWELATKEYGLDETRIYVSVFREDDEAYAIWRDVVGVPEERIKRMDEADNFWAAGPTGPCGPCSELYWDFHPERGAEGADLEDDSRFIEFYNLVFMEMNRDASGKTAPLKNKNIDTGMGLERMAQILQGKPNNYETDLIRPIIDKAASMAGISYDDADDATKLKLKVIGDHTRAVAYLVSDGVLPSNVGRGYIVRRLLRRVVRCGRLLGVKAPEGAQAFTPTIAEVAVGMSGDCDPEVANRAPKIYEEFEREELRFAKTLGRGEEILADMIAAAKAKDAEAPELSGDDAFTLYDTYGFPLDITTDVATEEGVAVDVEGFEAAMEIARTLSRDARVTVDVTAGDLLATIADELGEPTRFTGYGSLVEQSVTVRAIVRAGERVDSAAAGETVEVVLDATPFYAEGGGQVGDEGEIQLANGVVLSVRDCRKAAGGRVFVHVCEVTGDASGSVSVGDAVTAAVDAESRRRAKANHTATHLLQSALKRVVGEDVSQAGSLVNTERLRFDFNAPAGPTPAQLEEIEALVNGWIGDATNLVAQEMPIAEAKSRGATAMFGEKYGDVVRVVDVPGVSMELCGGTHVANTAEIGGFKIVSEAGIAAGVRRIEAVSGPGVVELLNQREGVVRELAGALRVPPEEIAGRVTSLMDDLRAAQKEAEALRGELAAAKSVALAADAIVASNGSRVLVARLDGVDPAALKSAAESLLAKLAGEAGGAGAAVVLGSGSADGKVGLVAIFDEEVQSAGGLKAGAVLGAAAKACGGGGGGKPGFAQAGGRDATQLDAALDGARDTIVAALSK, from the coding sequence atggcctccgcggcgtcatcCTCCACCGAGACGGCGGCTCCCAAGACGGCCGACCTCAAGGATGCCGCCGGCAAGGACATCTCCGGCTccggcatccgccgccggttcCTCGAGTTTTACGAGCAGAGGGGCCACGCGCGCctgccctcctcctcgctcgtcCCGGAGGACCCCACCGTGCTGCTCACCATCGCGGGAATGCTCCAGTTCAAGCCCGTCTTCATGGGtcaggcggagcgcgccgtcccgtGCGCCACCACCACCCAGAAATGCGTCAGGACCAACGACATCGAGAACGtgggcgtcaccgcgcggcaCCACACCTTCTTCGAGATGCTCGGCAACTTCTCCTTCGGCGACTACttcaagaaggaggcgatCCAGTACGCGTGGGAGCTCGCCACCAAGGAGTACGGCCTCGACGAGACTCGCATCTACGTCTCCGTCTTCagggaggatgacgaggcCTACGCCATCtggcgcgacgtcgtgggcGTCCCTGAGGAGCGCATCAAGCGCATGGACGAGGCGGATAACTTCTGGGCCGCGGGTCCGACTGGCCCGTGCGGCCCGTGCTCCGAGCTGTACTGGGACTTCCACCCGGagcggggtgccgagggtgccgacctcgaggacgatTCGCGCTTCATCGAGTTTTACAACCTCGTGTTCATGGAGATGAACCGCGACGCCAGCGGCAAGACGGCGCCGCTCAAGAACAAGAACATCGACACCGGCATGGGCCTCGAGCGCATGGCGCAGATCCTCCAGGGCAAACCCAACAACTACGAGACCGACCTGATCCGTCCCATCATCGACAAGGCCGCGTCCATGGCCGGAATCTCctacgacgacgccgacgacgccaccaaGCTGAAGCTCAAGGTCATCGGCGATCacacccgcgccgtcgcctaCCTCGTCTCCGACGGCGTTCTCCCGTCCAACGTCGGCCGCGGGTACATCGTCCGCCGGTTACTCCGCCGCGTGGTCCGAtgcggccgcctcctcggcgtcaaGGCACCCGAGGGTGCGCAGGCGTTCACTCCCAccatcgccgaggtggcCGTCGGGATGAGCGGCGACTGCGACCCCGAGGTGGCGAACCGGGCGCCAAAGATTTACGAGGAGtttgagcgcgaggagcttcgGTTTGCCAAAACCttgggccgcggcgaggagatcctcgcggatatgatcgccgccgccaaggcgaaggacgccgaggcccccgagctctccggcgacgacgctttCACCCTCTACGACACGTACGGCTTCCCCCTGGACATCACCACCGACGTGGccaccgaggagggcgtcgccgtcgacgtcgagggtttcgaggcggcgatggagatCGCGAGGACCCTcagccgcgacgctcgcgtcaccgtggacgtcaccgcgggcgacctcctcgcgacgatcgcggacgagctcggcgagcccACCAGGTTCACCGGTTACGGCAGCCTCGTGGAGCAGTCGGTGACTGTCCGCGCCATCGTCAGAGCCGGGGAGCGGGtagactcggcggcggcgggcgagacGGTGGAGGTTGTACTCGACGCCACCCCGTTCtacgccgagggcggcgggcaggttggcgacgagggcgagatCCAGCTGgcgaacggcgtcgtcctctcCGTGCGCGACTGTCGAAaagccgcgggcgggcgggtcTTCGTCCACGTCTGCGAGGTCACCGGCGATGCGTCCGGGTCGGTatccgtcggcgacgccgtcaccgcggcggtggacgcggaatcccgccgccgggcaaAGGCGAATCACACCGCCACGCACCTCCTCCAGTCCGCGCTCAAGAGGGTGGTGGGCGAGGACGTCTCGCAGGCGGGTTCCCTCGTCAACACCGAACGGCTCCGCTTCGACTTTaacgcccccgcgggtcccaccccggcgcagctcgaggagatcgaggcgctcgtcaaCGGCTGGATCGGAGACGCCACCaacctcgtcgcgcaggagatgcccatcgccgaggccaagagccgcggcgcgacggccatGTTCGGCGAGAAatacggcgacgtcgtccgcgtcgtggacgtcccCGGGGTGTCCATGGAGCTCTGCGGCGGCACCCACGTCGCCAACACCGCGGAGATTGGCGGGTTTAAGATTGTCTCCGAggcgggcatcgccgcgggggtccgACGCATCGAGGCCGTCTCCGgcccgggcgtcgtcgagctcctcaaCCAGCGCGAGGGGGTCGTCCgtgagctcgccggcgccctccgcgttccccccgaggagatcgccggTCGCGTGACGTCGCTGATGGACGACCTCAGGGCGGCGCagaaggaggctgaggcgcttcgaggcgagctcgccgcggccaagtccgtggcgctcgcggcggacgcgatcgtcgcgtcgaacgggTCCAGGGTGCTGGTGGCGAGGCtggacggcgtggaccccgcggcgctcaagtcggcggcggagagcttGCTCGCGAAACTCGCGGGCGAagccggcggggcgggcgcggcggtggtgctcGGCAGCGggagcgccgacggcaagGTTGGCTTGGTGGCCATCTTCGACGAAGAGGTGCAGAGCGCGGGGGGGCtcaaggcgggcgcggtgctgggcgcagcggcgaaggcgtgcgggggtggcggcgggggtaaGCCAGGGTTCGCGCAGGctggagggcgcgacgcgacgcagctggacgcggcgttggacggcgcgcgcgacaccatcgtcgcggcgctgtccaAGTGA
- a CDS encoding predicted protein: MPDFSFVTCGSTIKLQHASTKAKLHSHEITYGSGSGQQSVTGFPKPNDSNSYWTVEAKHGERCVLGVPLQNGHRFRLMHANTRKWLHSHLHQSPITGNQEVSCFGEGPKGDEGNVDDDWILETSNPKGWVRDEKIRLRHASTGKYLHSHKQKYGRPIAGQFEVCAVQGKDSNNLWFAAEGIYMPIDEEEMAAQGKKDEL; this comes from the coding sequence ATGCCGGACTTCTCCTTCGTCACCTGCGGGAGCACCATCAAGCTTCAGCACGCGAGCACCAAGGCCAAGCTCCACTCGCACGAGATCACCTACGGCAGCGGATCCGGCCAGCAGAGCGTCACCGGGTTCCCCAAGCCGAACGACTCCAACAGCTACTGGACGGTCGAGGCCAAGCACGGTGAGCGGTGCGTCCTCGGCGTGCCCCTGCAAAACGGCCACAGGTTCAGGCTCATGCACGCCAACACGCGCAAGTGGCTGCACTCCCACCTCCACCAGTCCCCCATCACCGGCAACCAGGAGGTGAGCTGCTTCGGCGAGGGACccaagggcgacgagggcaacgtcgacgacgactggaTCCTGGAGACGTCCAACCCGAAGGGCTGGGTGCGGGACGAGAAGATCCGCCTGAGACACGCCAGCACCGGCAAGTACCTGCACTCGCACAAGCAGAAGTACGGGCGCCCAATCGCCGGGCAGTTCGAGGTGTGCGCCGTGCAAGGGAAGGACTCGAACAACCTGtggttcgccgcggagggcatCTACATGCccatcgacgaggaagagATGGCCGCGCAGGGTAAGAAGGACGAGCTgtga
- a CDS encoding predicted protein has translation MSFTSAVSSAVASPAAGLAIRAIRREKSTATVARRDDRPARRVVSRPRLGERLSTRRRDLVVPGSYAAGAPSSRGDPDENPFDAMDFAEWFKTLKKAPWDEAPKAWKEFWAVRTQAAVIEMDVEKETVDAKEVEGIGLNPPKDKAEAIERIKTNAVYYRQNYLVATWAYALVNCVMPRHFGANPGAVVFLLAAAGAVLCASDVLLGEFSLWLKSGGRDFAWNASRVAGVDRSTLRGGLGAAAGLGLCAAVLAEGSVAHLAGSLAWGVALSLAHAAFRPIDLKSTISNLWKDVKGVQTKEEAAEVAKKGVKAVQSWWKNRRPNEPTPVVMTMKGDPNKAAQQYYEQQQRQQKKDDDDVVDTDGWAQSDFKGRLPGGKK, from the coding sequence ATGTCGTTCACCTCGGCCGTGTcctccgcggtcgcgtcccccgcggcggggctcgCGATCCGAGCGATCCGGCGCGAAAAATCAaccgcgaccgtcgcgcgccgcgatgaccgacccgcgcgtcgcgtcgtgtcgcgcccgcgtctcggcgagcgcctctccacccgccgccgcgacctcgtcgtccccggctcctacgccgcgggcgccccgtcgtcccgcGGTGACCCCGACGAGAACCCCTTCGACGCCATGGACTTCGCCGAGTGGTTCAAGACGTTGAAGAAGGCGCCGTGGGACGAGGCGCCCAAGGCCTGGAAGGAGTTCTGGGCCGTCCGCACGCAGGCCGCGGTCATCGAGATGGACGTCGAGAAGGAGACCGTGGACGCCAAGGAGGTCGAGGGCATCGGGTTGAACCCGCCCAAGgacaaggcggaggcgatcgagcgGATCAAGACCAACGCGGTGTACTACCGGCAAAACTATCTCGTCGCCACGTGGGCGTACGCGCTCGTCAACTGCGTGATGCCCCGGCACTTCGGCGCCaaccccggcgcggtggtgttccttctcgccgccgccggcgcggtgctgTGCGCCTCAGACGTTCTCCTCGGGGAGTTTTCCCTGTGGCTAAagagcggcgggcgggacTTTGCTTGGAACGCGTCGAGGGTGGCGGGCGTCGACAGATCGACGCTGAGGGGagggctcggcgcggcggcggggctcggactgtgcgccgcggtgctcgcggaggGATCCgtggcgcacctcgcgggttCGCTCGCgtggggcgtcgcgctgtcGCTTGCGCACGCGGCGTTCAGGCCCATCGACCTCAAGAGCACCATCAGCAACCTGTGGAAGGACGTGAAGGGGGTGCagacgaaggaggaggcggcggaggttgccAAGAAGGGGGTGAAGGCGGTGCAGTCGTGGTGGAAGAACAGGCGGCCGAACGAGCCCACGCCGGTGGTGATGACGATGAAGGGGGATCCGAACAAGGCTGCGCAGCAGTACTacgagcagcagcagcggcaACAGAAgaaggatgacgacgacgtggtggACACCGACGGCTGGGCGCAGAGCGACTTCAAGGGCCGGCTTCCCGGCGGCAAGAAGTGA
- a CDS encoding predicted protein, with translation MAMMLVRRVAQRALVLASESRGAWVGSMRTFAAHSGDSGSDDDANPDVDTTFNERKDAWSDRRREWNKELNAQRKQWAAEFAAEAKQEEERMKAERARIEEEKAERQRLKGIRREERAKAAADREKIRLRLKERELRIKNVRRQQKEFVAHLRRTAREDHLLNASSKWVTREQLDSRIERALKNPRELYPSSPMWTNPFF, from the coding sequence ATGGCGATGATGCTCGTCAGGAGGGTGGCGCAACGCGCGTTGGTCCTGGCGTCGGAGTCGCGCGGGGCCTGGGTTGGATCGATGCGAACCTTCGCGGCACACTCCGGAGATTCGggatccgacgacgacgccaacccAGACGTGGACACGACTTTCAACGAGAGGAAGGATGCCTGGTCCGATCGCAGACGGGAGTGGAACAAGGAGCTCAACGCGCAGCGGAAGCAGTGGGCCGCCgagttcgccgccgaggccaagcaggaggaggagcgcatgaaggcggagcgcgcgaggatcgAGGAGGAAAAGGCGGAGCGTCAGAGGCTCAAGGGCATCAGGAGGGAGGAGAGGGCgaaggccgcggcggacaggGAGAAGATCAGGCTTCGCttgaaggagcgcgagctgcgcaTCAAGAACGTTCGGAGGCAGCAAAAGGAGTTCGTGGCGCACCTGcgtcggacggcgcgggaggatcATCTGCTGAACGCTAGCAGCAAGTGGGTGACGAGGGAGCAGCTCGATTCGCGCATAGAACGCGCGCTGAAGAACCCCCGCGAGCTGTACCCCAGCTCGCCGATGTGGACGAATCCATTTTTTTAG
- a CDS encoding predicted protein produces MTTSLEVQNIFGVASGCAEYCDAHTVGAEVRSAKVELPLVAVAGAGGSGKFAAIAADRSVRTYVLPASGTTDTLKPQWTAPAGVGKATFGGLVAAGDGRLAVAAGDGVVSTWLGEKVASSVAAHDSERGGAGAIVAVPGGRLVTAGLDGAVVVVASAGDAAFPEVEVDGALAEAAERDGARRRNAPVGSEPADDPTEPVFKDQRPADDEVPEKEDEGKEEGKEAVVVAADADEEDTPEAAAAKAATLEKVRALRTRLEETIKRNEEADELERIPRENLLIDEKFRDELIAEGDERVAAAKEVLARETLYTDYLGAKIKKECWDTMATHGSAVVGFKDTDLVVYNYPLMVEDKRAKLAKGVAFLRRMEVAEQEYLADQGEIPTEDLFDLRVDLPASAGGGDGKKKKKKTEEEEEEEAAAAAAAAAAKAKSSSYESLLYDMFKVYPPRRKITQMVMLQMATREIRRAFNADYDHMVGVKNGYMDRLGDLNIRIGDIRRELKGWTDTTDDGAPVFVPTIELVEIENAPVTVKDSEIKSQRWLSPEERAKKDAEDAAEAARLAARGANDPSERALKDMMGGQLENDEAGKQAEELPKPDWMLETEPEDYSDEQKKLAREYDKKNKVYQEDLLKKRRLLDAELRKTRQEAADIVKTWDQELAEFSARRCDTDARLAQMEAWLVVCANEVEVGADDDVRIELELGEELREVTEKKAESAAAVAEFQTVVDAAQKRLDACVEQDKKLEANFIRALGDIDEDVIKKLLNLYKRRKNPARKDKTTSRASQNLRAAGRRVSRAGAALRAADKLKSSKGAESLEAAAAAMIAKPPDAEADTGAADNVVLAARVDPFHGAVGGPAAELKHKPRPPPVEPLDPDFDRSEDIREKDWEKLVEHREKKIEKEAELRGIKEDMDEIQSYMFRLTEKDIVLQARIDELEGEIEAHAGARFARMYDFLVPITVRQGLAEAIVPDLTPTGLEVTKAAEADVMLIQRDVVNTLNNSIFKHCEGKVKRLTAIKDFKKGIYDLEWENARLNMEADDLVAKIKELQMTRADSALLPDILYDPMDAKTEEDALSERKKKEMDSLQRRVNHAVKLHARLLADKKKEVQKVRRKIESIASQNEEISLKAAKMRESVSEYERIRDSRGGAAGGKDNAAIAAEMKMRSVVSQSKLQHIARAQAEELAVLQDEVERLRLRTFPSFVERTDTVRLPDIHARPTSRRQY; encoded by the exons atgacgacgtcgttGGAGGTGCAGAACatcttcggcgtcgcgtcgggctGCGCGGAGTACTGCGATGCGCACACGGTG GGCGCGGAGGTTCGGTCGGCGAAAGTGGAGctcccgctcgtcgccgtcgccggcgcggggggttcggGAAAGTTTGCCGCGATAGCGGCGGATCGATCCGTGCGAACCTACGTCCTCCCGGCGTCCGGCACCACGGACACGCTCAAGCCGCAGTGGACCGCTCCGGCGGGGGTGGGCAAGGCGACGttcggcgggctcgtcgcggcgggcgacgggcgcctcgccgtcgccgccggcgacggcgtcgtgtcGACGTGGTTGGGTGAAAAAGTCGcttcgtccgtcgcggcgcacgactcggagcgcgggggcgcgggcgccatcgtcgctgttcccggcgggcggctcgtcaccgcgggcctcgacggcgccgtcgttgtcgtcgcctcggcgggcgacgcggcgttccCGGAGGTTGAGGTGGACGGGGCgttggcggaggcggcggagagggacggggcgaggaggcgaaaCGCGCCCGTCGGATCGGAACCCGCGGATGATCCGACCGAACCCGTCTTCAAGGACCAAAGGccggccgacgacgaggtacCTGAAAAGGAGGATGAAGGGAAAGAGGAAGGGAAAgaggcggtcgtcgtcgccgcggacgcggacgaggaggacacccccgaggccgccgccgccaaagccgcgacgctcgagaaGGTGAGAGCCCTGCGAACGCGGCTGGAGGAAACCATCAAGCGCAACGAGGaagccgacgagctcgaacgGATTCCGCGCGAAAACCTACTCATAGACGAGAAGTTCCgggacgagctcatcgcggaaggggacgagcgcgtggccgcggcgaaggaggttCTCGCCAGGGAGACGCTGTACACCGACTacctcggcgcgaagatcAAGAAGGAGTGCTGGGATACCATGGCCACGCACGgatccgccgtcgtcgggttCAAGGACACCGATCTCGTGGTGTACAACTATCCCCTGATGGTCGAGGATAAGCGCGCGAAGCTGGCGAAGGGCGTGGCGTTCCTGCGACGGATGGAGGTTGCCGAGCAGGAGTATCTCGCGGACCAAGGGGAGATTCCGACCGAGGATCTGTTTGACCTTCGCGTAGACCTCCCAGCCTCtgccgggggcggcgacgggaaaaagaagaagaaaaagacggaagaggaggaagaagaagaggctgccgcggccgccgccgccgccgcggccaaggccaagTCCAGCTCGTACGAGTCGCTCCTGTACGACATGTTCAAGGTgtacccgccgcggcgcaagATCACGCAGATGGTCATGCTGCAGATGGCGACTCGCGAGATTCGAAGGGCGTTCAACGCGGATTACGATCACATGGTTGGCGTCAAGAACGGATACATGGACCGGCTCGGGGACCTCAACATCCGCATCGGGGACATCAGACGCGAGCTCAAGGGCTGGACGGACaccaccgacgacggggcgccgGTGTTTGTGCCGACgatcgagctcgtcgagatTGAAAACGCGCCCGTCACGGTGAAGGACTCGGAGATCAAATCGCAGCGTTGGCTGTCACCCGAAGAGAGGGCCAAGAAAGAtgccgaggatgccgccgaggcggcgcggctcgcggctcgcggcgccaaCGACCCGTCCGAACGCGCGCTCAAGGACATGATGGGTGGTCAGCTCGAGAACGACGAGGCTGGAAAGCAGGCGGAGGAACTCCCCAAACCCGACTGGATGCTGGAGACGGAGCCCGAGGATTACAGCGACGAGCAGAAGAAACTCGCGAGGGAGTATGACAAGAAGAACAAGGTGTACCAGGAGGATCTCCTGAAGAAGCGCaggctcctcgacgccgagcttcgCAAGACCCGCCAGGAGGCTGCCGACATCGTCAAGACGTGGGaccaggagctcgccgagttTTCCGCCAGGCGATGCGACACcgacgcgaggctggcgcAGATGGAGGCGTGGCTCGTCGTGTGCGCCAACGAGGTTGAggttggcgccgacgacgacgtgaggATCGAgctggagctcggcgaggagctccgtGAGGTCACGGAGAAAAaggcggagagcgccgcggcggtcgcggagtTTCAGACagtcgtggacgccgcgcagaAGCGActggacgcgtgcgtcgagcaGGATaagaagctcgaggcgaaTTTCATTCGCGCGTTGGGCGACATCGACGAAGACGTCATCAAAAAGCTCCTCAACCTGTACAAGCGACGCAAGAACCCCGCTCGCAAGGATAAGACGACGAGTCGCGCCAGCCAGAACCTGCGGGCCGCGGGGCGCAgagtctcgcgcgcgggcgcggcgctccgcgCAGCCGACAAGCTCAAGTCGTCCAAGGGTGCCGAATctctcgaggcggcggcggctgcgatgATCGCCAAGCCcccggacgccgaggccgacaccggcgccgccgacaacgtcgtgctcgccgcgcgggtggatCCGTTCCACGGCGCGGTTGGcgggcccgccgcggagctcaagCACAAGCCGAGGCCCCCGCCGGTGGAACCGTTGGATCCCGACTTTGACCGGAGCGAGGATATCCGCGAGAAGGACTGGGAGAAGCTGGTGGAGCACAGGGAGAAGAAGAtcgagaaggaggctgagctTCGGGGGATCAAGGAGGACATGGACGAGATCCAATCCTACATGTTCAGACTCACCGAGAAGGACATCGTGCTCCAGGCGAggatcgacgagctcgaaggCGAGATTGAGGCGCACGCGGGTGCGAGGTTTGCGAGGATGTACGACTTTTTGGTGCCAATCACCGTGAGGCAGGGTCTGGCCGAGGCGATCGTCCCGGACCTCACGCCCACCGGGTTGGAGGTCaccaaggctgcggaggcggACGTCATGCTTatccagcgcgacgtcgtgaaCACCTTGAACAACTCCATCTTCAAGCACTGCGAAGGCAAGGTCAAGCGGCTCACCGCGATTAAGGATTTCAAGAAGGGAATTTACGACCTTGAATGGGAGAATGCGCGGCTCAACATGGAGGCTGACGACCTGGTCGCCAAGATCAAGGAGCTTCAGATGACCCGCGCTGACAGTGCCTTACTCCCGGACATCCTCTACGACCCGATGGACGCGAAGACCGAGGAGGATGCCCTGAGCGAAcgcaagaagaaggagatggACTCGCTGCAGAGGAGAGTCAACCACGCGGTGAAGCTTCACGCGCGACTTCTGGCGGACAAAAAGAAGGAGGTCCAGAAGGTCCGAAGGAAGATCGAGAGCATCGCGTCGCAGAACGAGGAGATCTCGCTGAAGGCTGCGAAGATGCGCGAGAGCGTGTCGGAGTACGAGCGCATCCGCGAcagtcgcggcggcgcggctgggGGCAAGGAcaacgccgccatcgccgccgagatgAAAATGCGCTCAGTCGTCTCCCAGTCCAAGCTGCAGCACATCGCGCGGGCGCAGGCTGAGGAGCTGGCCGTGCTCCAGGATGAGGTGGAGCGGCTGAGGTTGCGGACGTTTCCGTCGTTCGTCGAGCGGACGGACACGGTTCGGCTGCCTGACATCCACGCTCGAcccacgtcgcgtcgacaGTACTGA
- a CDS encoding predicted protein, producing the protein LLVMGLANGGKTTLVNNLKPEKDRDPPEFVAPTVGFNVERFTLNKCKLTVVDMSGQGKYHELWECYYKDIQAIIFVVDAASSAEQLEESKSMLATMLSHKDLKGTPLLVFANKSDLPEAKGAAAIASEVNLTGAVCDSRAWHIGACSALTGDGIDGGIKWLLGKI; encoded by the coding sequence CTGCTGGTCATGGGATTGGCCAACGGTGGTAAGACCACACTGGTGAATAACCTCAAGCCGGAGAAGGACCGCGACCCGCCCGAGTTCGTCGCCCCCACCGTCGGCTTCAACGTCGAGCGCTTCACCCTGAACAAGTGCAAGCTCACCGTGGTCGACATGTCCGGGCAGGGCAAGTACCACGAGCTCTGGGAGTGCTACTACAAGGACATACAGGCGATTATCTtcgtggtggacgcggcgtcgtccgccgagcagctcgaggagagTAAATCCATGCTGGCGACCATGCTGTCGCACAAGGACCTGAAAGGGACGCCGCTGTTGGTGTTTGCAAACAAGAGCGACTTGCCAGaggcgaagggcgccgcggcgattgCGAGCGAAGTGAACCTGACCGGGGCGGTGTGCGATTCGAGAGCGTGGCACATAGGGGCGTGCAGTGCACTGACCGGGgacggcatcgacggcggcatCAAGTGGCTCCTGGGCAAGATTTAA